The following are from one region of the Mesorhizobium sp. B2-8-5 genome:
- a CDS encoding glycosyltransferase — protein sequence MRFVFYTHSAVSDWNHGNAHFQRGIMRELVARGHEAVALEPADGWSRSNLLAEQGPFAVERFRKDFPELMALSYGPGFAHEAWLAGADVVIVHEWTDKDLVARIGQARAYGNFTLLFHDTHHRAVSAMQAIAALQLEHYDGVLVFGEVLRESYLRAGWGKRVFTWHEAADDRLFKPCPDVDPVSDLVWIGNWGDDERSAEISEFLIEPASALALSGTVHGVRYPTDARAALAEAGLRYDGWIANADVPKSFARHRVTMHIPRRPYRESLPGIPTIRMFEAMACGIPLVSAPWSDVEGLFRAGTDFLFARNGAEMRGHLRDVLNDSQRAEALAASGRETILARHTCRHRVDELFDILAACGNREVAEIKPAREAVA from the coding sequence ATGCGCTTCGTGTTCTACACCCATTCCGCCGTTTCCGACTGGAATCACGGCAACGCGCATTTCCAGCGCGGCATCATGCGCGAGCTCGTCGCGCGCGGACATGAGGCGGTCGCGCTGGAACCCGCCGACGGCTGGAGCCGATCGAATCTGCTTGCCGAGCAAGGCCCTTTCGCCGTCGAGCGCTTCCGCAAGGATTTCCCGGAGCTGATGGCGCTGAGCTATGGCCCCGGCTTCGCGCACGAAGCCTGGCTCGCCGGCGCAGATGTCGTGATCGTCCACGAATGGACGGACAAGGATCTTGTCGCGCGCATCGGACAGGCGCGAGCCTATGGCAATTTCACGCTCCTGTTCCACGACACCCATCACCGCGCCGTATCGGCGATGCAGGCGATAGCGGCACTTCAGCTCGAGCATTACGACGGGGTGCTGGTCTTCGGCGAGGTGCTGCGCGAGAGCTATCTTCGCGCCGGCTGGGGCAAACGGGTCTTCACCTGGCATGAGGCGGCGGACGACCGGCTGTTCAAGCCGTGCCCGGATGTCGACCCCGTCTCCGACCTCGTCTGGATCGGCAATTGGGGCGACGACGAACGCAGCGCCGAGATCTCCGAGTTCCTGATCGAGCCGGCGAGCGCTCTCGCGCTGTCGGGAACCGTGCACGGCGTGCGCTATCCGACCGATGCCCGAGCCGCGCTTGCCGAGGCAGGGCTGCGCTATGATGGCTGGATTGCCAATGCCGACGTGCCGAAGAGCTTCGCCCGGCATCGCGTCACCATGCACATCCCCCGCCGGCCTTATCGGGAGAGCCTGCCCGGCATTCCGACCATACGCATGTTCGAGGCGATGGCCTGCGGCATTCCGCTGGTCTCGGCGCCATGGTCGGATGTCGAAGGACTGTTCCGTGCCGGCACGGATTTCCTGTTCGCCCGGAACGGCGCCGAGATGCGGGGTCACCTTCGCGACGTGCTGAACGACAGCCAGCGCGCGGAGGCGCTGGCCGCGTCCGGCCGGGAAACCATCCTTGCGCGCCACACATGCCGGCACCGCGTCGACGAGTTGTTCGACATTCTCGCCGCATGCGGCAATCGCGAGGTCGCTGAAATCAAACCTGCAAGGGAGGCCGTCGCATGA
- a CDS encoding SDR family NAD(P)-dependent oxidoreductase, which yields MGNRKLAVVTGASSGIGKALAKLCAKDGYDLAIVADEPAIEQAAEALQSHGVSVDAVEADLASEDGADKLIAKIGDRDIDLLFLNAGRGLGRGFVDQDWSEARRVIDTNITGTVYLAHKLGRKMVERGRGRILFTGSIAGFMPGTFQAVYNGTKAFIDSFAIAMRHELKDSGVSVTVLMPGATQTRFFERADMMDTEVGTQEKDNPADVAKDGYDALMAGEEQVVSGWKNKMQVAAAHVTPVGALAEQHREMAEPGSAKEG from the coding sequence ATGGGAAACAGGAAACTGGCGGTCGTCACCGGCGCCTCGAGCGGCATCGGCAAGGCGCTCGCGAAACTCTGCGCCAAGGACGGCTACGATCTAGCCATTGTCGCCGATGAGCCGGCCATCGAGCAGGCCGCCGAGGCGCTCCAGTCGCATGGCGTCTCGGTCGACGCAGTGGAGGCCGACCTTGCAAGCGAGGACGGCGCCGACAAATTGATCGCCAAGATCGGCGATCGCGACATCGATCTTCTCTTCCTCAATGCAGGGCGCGGCCTGGGCCGCGGCTTTGTCGACCAGGACTGGAGCGAGGCACGCCGCGTCATCGACACCAACATCACCGGCACCGTCTACCTCGCCCATAAGCTCGGCCGCAAAATGGTGGAGCGCGGCCGCGGCCGGATCCTGTTCACCGGCTCGATTGCCGGCTTCATGCCGGGTACGTTCCAGGCGGTCTACAACGGCACCAAGGCTTTCATCGATTCCTTTGCCATCGCGATGCGCCACGAGCTGAAAGACAGCGGCGTGAGCGTGACCGTGCTGATGCCGGGGGCCACGCAGACGCGCTTCTTCGAGCGTGCCGATATGATGGACACCGAGGTCGGAACGCAGGAGAAGGACAACCCCGCGGATGTGGCGAAAGACGGCTACGATGCCTTGATGGCAGGCGAAGAACAGGTCGTCAGCGGCTGGAAGAACAAGATGCAGGTCGCCGCCGCCCATGTCACGCCGGTCGGCGCGCTGGCCGAACAGCACCGCGAGATGGCCGAGCCGGGTTCGGCGAAAGAGGGCTGA
- a CDS encoding response regulator has product MLLSGLNVLVVEDVFMLAEDLTDRLTQAGCTVIGPAPTVRQALAQIDGVALDGAVLDVNLRGEQSFPLAEHLTLGRVPFIFLTGYDSVTVFPDQFRDKPKLSKPVDYNLLIEAVSRFRKSDAPD; this is encoded by the coding sequence ATGCTCTTGTCCGGCCTGAATGTCCTTGTGGTCGAGGACGTATTTATGCTTGCGGAGGATCTCACCGACCGGTTGACCCAAGCAGGATGCACAGTGATCGGCCCGGCACCTACGGTCAGACAGGCGCTTGCACAAATCGATGGTGTTGCCCTGGACGGAGCCGTGCTGGATGTGAACCTTCGGGGGGAGCAAAGCTTTCCGCTGGCCGAGCATCTCACGCTCGGCCGTGTCCCTTTCATTTTCCTTACCGGCTATGACAGCGTCACCGTCTTTCCCGACCAGTTTCGCGACAAGCCCAAGCTGTCGAAGCCGGTCGATTACAACCTGTTGATTGAAGCGGTGTCGCGGTTCCGCAAGAGCGATGCGCCGGACTGA
- a CDS encoding DUF6894 family protein, with protein sequence MEFPNVEAVHDEALRSAIDLLDDPAAEPWREGWAVRGGDGDVILSIAIDEAKREKAAAAL encoded by the coding sequence GTGGAATTCCCCAACGTCGAAGCTGTACATGATGAAGCGCTGCGCTCGGCGATCGATCTGCTCGACGATCCGGCTGCCGAACCTTGGCGGGAGGGCTGGGCGGTTCGGGGCGGCGACGGCGATGTAATCTTGTCCATCGCTATCGATGAGGCAAAGCGGGAAAAGGCGGCCGCGGCGTTGTGA
- a CDS encoding glycosyltransferase family 4 protein codes for MLQSLTHRPRRILMTTDAVGGVWRYSLDLARELVASGDSIVLAGLGPEPSPEQAREARSIAALVWLKCPPDWMTRDTKDLDRLPGELQELASDYAINLVHLNAPAQAAGLELTCPIVAVSHSCVVTWLYAVRAQMPEGDWAWQRERNRAGFDRAEAIVAPSRSHAAMLGACYGPIAGLSVVHNGALPGPASAHRESFVLAAARWWDEGKNGLALDAAAALCGPPVFAAGETEGPDGQRLFFDHCISLGSISHCEVRQLMARASMFVSPSIYEPFGLAALEAASAGTPLVLADIATYREIWDGAATFFDARDPHALAGCIARLSRDESLRRQFGQRAARRARKFSLSAQTARMREVYDRAATAMAGL; via the coding sequence ATGCTGCAATCACTGACCCATCGTCCGCGGCGCATCCTTATGACGACTGACGCCGTCGGCGGAGTCTGGCGCTATTCGCTCGATCTGGCGCGAGAGCTGGTGGCCAGCGGCGACAGCATCGTGCTTGCCGGGCTGGGACCCGAGCCTTCCCCCGAACAGGCTCGGGAAGCGCGGTCCATCGCCGCGCTGGTTTGGCTGAAATGCCCGCCGGACTGGATGACGCGCGACACGAAAGATCTCGACCGGTTGCCTGGCGAATTGCAGGAGCTTGCGTCGGACTATGCAATCAATCTCGTACACCTCAATGCGCCGGCGCAGGCAGCCGGTCTCGAGCTGACTTGTCCGATCGTCGCGGTATCCCATTCCTGCGTGGTCACATGGCTGTATGCAGTGCGGGCGCAAATGCCCGAGGGCGATTGGGCGTGGCAACGAGAGCGCAACCGCGCCGGATTCGACCGCGCCGAAGCCATTGTCGCGCCGAGCCGAAGCCATGCCGCCATGCTCGGAGCCTGCTACGGTCCGATCGCGGGCTTGAGCGTGGTCCACAATGGTGCGCTCCCCGGCCCGGCAAGCGCGCATCGTGAGTCCTTCGTTCTCGCTGCCGCCCGCTGGTGGGATGAGGGCAAAAACGGATTGGCGCTCGATGCCGCGGCTGCCTTGTGTGGCCCTCCCGTTTTCGCCGCAGGCGAAACTGAAGGTCCGGATGGACAGCGCCTGTTCTTCGATCATTGCATCTCGCTTGGCTCGATCAGCCATTGCGAGGTTCGGCAATTGATGGCGCGGGCCAGCATGTTTGTCTCGCCGTCCATCTACGAGCCTTTCGGGCTGGCCGCCCTGGAGGCAGCCTCTGCGGGCACCCCCTTGGTGTTGGCGGACATCGCGACCTACCGCGAGATCTGGGACGGAGCAGCGACGTTCTTCGACGCGCGCGATCCCCACGCGCTTGCCGGCTGCATCGCCAGGCTCTCGCGTGACGAAAGCTTGCGACGCCAGTTCGGTCAGCGCGCCGCCCGACGGGCGCGCAAATTCTCGCTCAGCGCCCAGACGGCGCGGATGCGAGAGGTCTACGATCGGGCGGCGACGGCCATGGCAGGGCTTTGA
- a CDS encoding response regulator gives MSEEIVMQAPLALIIEDEYLIACDVADGLRALGFEVACVASERAAATWLDDNHPDLAIIDIQLLDGQRGTAAARLKEAGVPFVVHSGYDPAFQSAVFHGAPFLPKPAPIRHLVELASRLIGDRTTS, from the coding sequence GTGTCTGAGGAGATCGTTATGCAAGCGCCTTTGGCACTGATCATTGAAGACGAATATTTGATCGCTTGCGACGTGGCGGATGGCTTAAGGGCGCTCGGCTTCGAGGTGGCGTGCGTGGCCTCGGAACGGGCAGCGGCGACATGGCTGGACGACAACCACCCCGATCTGGCCATCATCGACATCCAATTGCTCGACGGCCAACGGGGTACCGCCGCCGCTCGCCTCAAGGAAGCGGGTGTGCCTTTCGTCGTCCATTCGGGCTACGATCCGGCGTTCCAGTCCGCTGTCTTCCATGGCGCGCCTTTTCTGCCGAAGCCTGCGCCGATCCGGCATCTGGTCGAACTTGCGAGCCGGTTGATAGGTGATCGCACCACGTCGTAG
- a CDS encoding NAD-dependent epimerase/dehydratase family protein produces the protein MTQSHRHPRKAPIAVIGGSGFIGSNLADSLLSDGEAVLVVDNLSRPGVEQNLDWLAQKHGDRLSAETVDIRDASALAAALAPAKAIFHLAAQTAVTTSLVDPAQDFDINLKGTFNVLETARSTGVPVVFASTNKVYGSLPQIAVRQADDHCEPLDEKVRASGVDEKVGLDFCTPYGCSKGAADQYVLDYSKSYGLPTAVLRMSCIYGPRQFGTEDQGWVAHFLLSVLSGRPITVYGDGRQVRDILHVSDAVAAYRGVLARIEDLKGQAFNLGGGPSNAVSLRVLLAEIAEMTGSDVALRHDRERVGDQPFFVADTRKLQAAIGWQARVPWREGVCDLASWLVRHRLQSRPEATRYVA, from the coding sequence ATGACCCAGAGCCACCGCCATCCGCGCAAGGCACCGATAGCCGTCATTGGCGGCAGCGGCTTCATCGGCTCCAACCTGGCCGACAGCCTGCTATCCGATGGCGAGGCCGTGCTTGTCGTCGACAATCTCAGCCGCCCGGGCGTCGAGCAGAATCTCGACTGGCTGGCGCAAAAGCACGGCGACCGGCTGAGCGCCGAAACAGTCGACATACGCGATGCCAGCGCACTGGCGGCGGCGCTGGCGCCGGCAAAGGCGATCTTTCACCTCGCCGCCCAGACCGCCGTGACGACCAGCCTGGTCGATCCCGCGCAGGATTTCGACATCAACCTCAAAGGCACGTTCAACGTGCTGGAGACCGCTCGCAGCACCGGCGTCCCGGTAGTCTTCGCCAGCACCAACAAGGTCTATGGCAGCCTGCCCCAGATCGCGGTGCGGCAAGCCGACGATCACTGCGAGCCGCTTGACGAGAAGGTGCGTGCGAGCGGGGTCGATGAGAAGGTGGGCCTTGATTTCTGCACGCCCTATGGCTGCTCGAAGGGCGCGGCCGATCAGTATGTGCTCGACTATTCCAAATCCTACGGACTCCCGACAGCGGTGCTGCGCATGAGCTGCATCTACGGGCCGCGCCAGTTTGGCACCGAGGATCAGGGCTGGGTCGCGCATTTTCTACTCAGCGTCTTGTCCGGCCGGCCGATTACCGTTTATGGCGACGGCAGGCAGGTGCGCGACATCCTGCATGTGTCCGATGCCGTAGCCGCCTATCGCGGCGTGTTGGCCAGGATTGAGGACCTCAAGGGCCAGGCGTTCAACCTGGGCGGCGGCCCGAGCAATGCGGTCAGCCTGCGCGTGCTGCTGGCGGAGATAGCCGAGATGACGGGCAGCGACGTCGCGCTTCGCCACGACCGCGAGCGCGTTGGCGACCAACCATTCTTCGTCGCCGACACGCGCAAGCTGCAAGCCGCGATCGGCTGGCAGGCGCGTGTCCCATGGCGCGAAGGCGTCTGCGATCTCGCCAGCTGGCTGGTGCGACATCGGCTCCAGTCGCGCCCGGAAGCCACGAGGTACGTCGCATGA
- a CDS encoding NAD-dependent epimerase/dehydratase family protein: MKRVLVTGGCGFIGRHVAQELTDHGYQVRLLDALVEQVHGAEAINLPTGAELIKGDVRDRDAVAEAVSDVDAVIHLAAEVGVGQSMYEIARYVGTNDLGTAVLLEALIKKPVERIVVASSMSIYGEGLYQTPDGERIDNARRKPADIREGRWDLLSATGQTLSPLPTDEEKRPDLASIYALTKYAQERAVLIFGQAYGVDAVALRLFNVFGAGQALANPYTGVLANFASRLANGKRPTIFEDGEQKRDFVHVRDVATAFRLALEQRQAAGHAINIGSGHAYSIRDVARLLAKAMGIPKRPPEILTKARSGDIRNCFADIAKARELLGFEPKRRLEDSLGEFAAWVRNSVVIDRGADMRRELEERGLVS; the protein is encoded by the coding sequence GTGAAACGTGTATTGGTTACGGGAGGTTGCGGCTTCATCGGCCGCCACGTCGCCCAGGAACTCACCGACCATGGCTATCAGGTGCGCCTGCTCGACGCGCTTGTCGAACAGGTGCACGGCGCCGAAGCCATCAACCTCCCTACGGGGGCCGAACTGATCAAGGGGGACGTGCGCGACCGCGACGCTGTCGCTGAGGCGGTTTCAGACGTCGATGCCGTGATCCATCTGGCGGCCGAGGTTGGCGTCGGCCAGTCCATGTACGAGATCGCCCGCTATGTCGGCACGAACGATCTCGGCACGGCGGTGCTGCTCGAGGCACTCATCAAGAAGCCGGTCGAACGGATCGTCGTGGCGTCCTCCATGAGCATCTATGGTGAAGGCCTCTATCAGACTCCGGACGGCGAGCGGATCGACAATGCGCGCCGCAAGCCTGCCGATATAAGGGAGGGCCGCTGGGATTTGCTGTCGGCGACCGGCCAAACACTGTCGCCTCTTCCGACGGACGAGGAGAAGCGGCCCGATCTCGCCTCGATCTACGCGCTGACCAAGTATGCGCAGGAACGCGCGGTGCTGATCTTCGGCCAGGCCTACGGCGTCGATGCCGTTGCACTGCGCCTGTTCAACGTGTTCGGCGCCGGACAGGCGCTTGCCAATCCCTACACCGGCGTTCTCGCCAACTTCGCCTCGCGCCTTGCCAACGGCAAGCGGCCGACGATCTTCGAGGACGGCGAGCAGAAGCGCGATTTCGTTCATGTGCGCGATGTCGCCACCGCGTTCCGGCTGGCGCTGGAGCAGCGCCAGGCCGCCGGCCATGCCATCAACATCGGCAGCGGCCACGCCTATTCGATCAGGGACGTGGCCCGTCTTCTTGCCAAGGCTATGGGCATCCCAAAGCGGCCGCCCGAAATCCTCACCAAGGCGCGCTCGGGCGATATCCGCAACTGCTTCGCCGACATCGCCAAGGCCCGGGAACTGCTGGGCTTTGAGCCGAAGCGTCGGCTGGAAGATTCGCTCGGCGAATTCGCGGCATGGGTCCGCAACAGCGTCGTTATCGACCGGGGCGCGGACATGCGGCGCGAGCTGGAAGAGCGGGGATTGGTCTCATGA
- a CDS encoding TIGR04295 family B12-binding domain-containing radical SAM protein: protein MKVALVNPFWTYEHSIYFGCRQPHLPLELGYSKAMLEADGHDVMMLDGQLQVLDNAALAEQVASFAPDMTVVTTAPTYLFWRCAPPELRVPGEFLSHLAGRGGRTVAVGPHGSATPAPTLRKLGVDVVVRGECEDVVTELARQSDWSKIAHTARLQNDLPVCNGGVHASPFVDHAALAWPSDWIAAHGHHHHRFDAHQKGAGAEVEASRGCPYNCSFCAKIDFRDAYRRRKHDAVVAEIDGLITQGVGYIYFIDEIFLPQKALLEALVERDVQFGVQTRIDLWKPELLELLGAAGCVSIEAGLESLTVEGRAMLAKRCRLDTEDLAALLVDARRHVPFVQANLIGVVEDDPTLVDYWRKHLVDHGVWANEPVPLYPYPSSPSYRELWGEPDDLAWERAHEHYLASFRSFSDIQDQRPHALAELESSCCNH, encoded by the coding sequence ATGAAAGTCGCCTTGGTCAATCCGTTCTGGACGTATGAGCACAGCATCTATTTCGGCTGCCGGCAGCCGCATCTGCCGCTGGAGCTCGGCTATTCGAAGGCAATGCTGGAAGCGGATGGTCACGACGTCATGATGCTGGACGGGCAATTGCAGGTCCTCGACAACGCGGCGCTGGCAGAGCAGGTGGCGTCATTCGCGCCGGACATGACCGTGGTCACCACCGCGCCGACCTATCTGTTCTGGCGCTGCGCGCCGCCTGAACTGCGCGTGCCGGGGGAATTCCTCAGCCATCTCGCCGGACGCGGCGGACGAACCGTGGCGGTCGGACCGCATGGCTCGGCGACGCCTGCACCGACCCTACGCAAGCTCGGCGTCGATGTCGTCGTGCGCGGTGAATGTGAGGACGTCGTGACGGAGCTTGCACGGCAGAGCGACTGGAGCAAGATTGCGCATACGGCCCGGCTCCAAAACGACCTTCCAGTGTGCAATGGCGGCGTGCATGCCAGCCCGTTCGTCGATCATGCTGCGCTCGCCTGGCCGTCCGACTGGATCGCCGCGCATGGCCACCACCACCACAGGTTCGATGCCCATCAGAAGGGCGCCGGCGCCGAGGTGGAAGCGTCGCGCGGCTGCCCCTATAATTGCAGCTTCTGCGCCAAGATCGATTTCCGCGATGCATATCGGCGCAGGAAGCACGACGCCGTTGTGGCCGAGATCGACGGTTTGATCACTCAAGGGGTCGGCTATATCTATTTCATCGACGAGATCTTCCTGCCGCAGAAGGCGCTGCTGGAGGCCTTGGTCGAACGCGACGTCCAGTTCGGCGTTCAGACACGTATCGACCTCTGGAAGCCGGAACTGCTCGAACTGCTTGGCGCGGCCGGCTGCGTCTCGATCGAGGCCGGTCTTGAAAGCCTGACCGTCGAAGGCCGCGCGATGCTCGCCAAGCGCTGTCGGCTCGACACAGAGGATCTGGCTGCGCTTCTGGTTGACGCCCGCCGTCATGTGCCTTTCGTCCAGGCCAATCTGATTGGCGTGGTCGAGGACGACCCGACGCTGGTGGACTATTGGCGCAAGCACCTCGTCGATCACGGCGTCTGGGCGAACGAGCCCGTGCCGCTCTATCCCTATCCGAGCTCTCCCAGCTACCGCGAATTGTGGGGCGAACCCGACGACCTCGCCTGGGAGCGCGCCCATGAGCACTACCTCGCCTCCTTCCGATCCTTCAGCGACATCCAGGACCAGCGGCCGCATGCGCTGGCTGAGTTGGAGTCCTCATGCTGCAATCACTGA